One genomic segment of Agromyces intestinalis includes these proteins:
- a CDS encoding glyoxalase, with the protein MDTITTITSIDSVSIEATDPVVAERFYAEAFGLGERIRVIETDAPTSGFRGYTLSLTVPRPGDVRLLVDRAVAAGATVVKPIAKNLWGVGATVQAPDGAIWKIATTAKKDTTPATGAVDSIVLLLGAEDVTATKRFYVDHGLKLGKSFGSYAEFDLPGTAVKLGVYKRRALAKDAGVDEAGTGSHRIRIASREGATFTDPDGFVWGQAA; encoded by the coding sequence ATGGACACCATCACCACCATCACCAGCATCGATTCCGTCAGCATCGAGGCGACCGACCCGGTCGTCGCCGAGCGGTTCTACGCCGAGGCCTTCGGGCTCGGCGAGCGCATCCGCGTCATCGAGACGGATGCCCCGACGAGCGGGTTCCGCGGCTACACGCTCTCGCTCACCGTCCCGCGGCCCGGCGACGTGCGCCTGCTCGTCGACCGCGCCGTCGCAGCGGGTGCGACCGTCGTGAAGCCCATCGCGAAGAACCTGTGGGGCGTCGGCGCGACCGTGCAAGCGCCCGACGGCGCGATCTGGAAGATCGCGACCACCGCGAAGAAGGACACGACCCCCGCGACCGGCGCCGTCGATTCGATCGTGCTGCTGCTCGGGGCGGAGGACGTGACGGCCACCAAGCGGTTCTACGTCGATCATGGGCTGAAGCTGGGCAAGAGCTTCGGGTCGTACGCCGAGTTCGACCTGCCGGGTACTGCCGTCAAGCTCGGCGTCTACAAGCGCCGTGCGCTCGCGAAAGACGCGGGCGTCGACGAGGCCGGTACTGGTTCGCACCGCATCCGCATCGCATCGCGCGAGGGCGCGACCTTCACCGACCCCGACGGGTTCGTGTGGGGGCAGGCTGCCTGA
- a CDS encoding UBP-type zinc finger domain-containing protein, which yields MTDAATDDEPIRPEVPPSGEGCVECLELPDGWWFHLRRCAACGHIGCCDSSPGQHATRHAHEAGHPVAQSFEPGEDWMWDYARNEPVESVELAPPTSHPEGQRPPSPRNRVPDDWREQLHQLG from the coding sequence ATGACGGATGCCGCGACCGACGACGAGCCGATCCGCCCCGAGGTGCCGCCGTCGGGCGAGGGGTGCGTCGAGTGCCTCGAGCTGCCCGACGGCTGGTGGTTCCACCTGCGCCGCTGCGCGGCGTGCGGGCACATCGGATGCTGCGACTCTTCGCCCGGGCAGCATGCCACCCGGCACGCGCATGAGGCGGGGCATCCCGTAGCCCAGTCATTCGAGCCGGGCGAAGACTGGATGTGGGATTACGCGCGGAACGAACCCGTCGAATCCGTCGAGCTCGCCCCGCCGACGAGCCACCCCGAGGGGCAGCGCCCGCCGTCGCCCCGCAACCGTGTGCCCGACGACTGGCGCGAGCAGTTGCACCAGCTCGGCTGA
- a CDS encoding ABC transporter ATP-binding protein — MLELDGLTKRYGDRLALDGVSFAVGDGRLTGFVGGNGAGKTTTMRIVLGVLAADAGAVRLDGRTVTATDRRRFGYMPEERGLYPKMKVLEQTVYLARLHGWSTAAARRNATELLERLGLEERLDDTVESLSLGNQQRAQIAAALVHRPDLLILDEPFSGLDPMAVDVVQGVLADAAAQGAPVLFSSHQLDVVERICDDLVIIADGRIAAAGARDALREEHGTARWELLTGGDAGWVRDVPGVEVVGFDGGWALFEPESDASRQAVLEEAVRRGEVVSFTREQTTLAQIFKEVVQ; from the coding sequence ATGCTCGAACTCGACGGACTCACCAAGCGCTACGGCGACCGCCTCGCGCTCGACGGCGTCAGCTTCGCCGTCGGCGACGGCCGGCTCACCGGCTTCGTCGGCGGCAACGGCGCCGGCAAGACCACGACCATGCGCATCGTCCTCGGCGTGCTCGCGGCCGATGCCGGTGCGGTGCGCCTCGACGGCCGCACCGTCACCGCGACCGACCGGCGCCGTTTCGGCTACATGCCCGAGGAGCGTGGCCTCTACCCCAAGATGAAGGTGCTCGAGCAGACGGTCTACCTCGCCCGCCTGCACGGCTGGTCGACCGCGGCGGCCCGACGCAACGCGACCGAGCTGCTCGAGCGGCTCGGGCTCGAGGAGCGATTGGACGACACCGTCGAGTCGCTCTCGCTCGGCAACCAGCAACGCGCGCAGATCGCCGCCGCGCTCGTGCACCGGCCCGACCTGCTGATCCTCGACGAGCCGTTCTCGGGCCTCGACCCGATGGCGGTCGACGTCGTGCAGGGCGTGCTCGCCGACGCCGCCGCGCAGGGCGCGCCCGTGCTGTTCTCGAGCCACCAGCTCGACGTGGTCGAGCGCATCTGCGACGACCTCGTGATCATCGCCGACGGGCGCATCGCCGCCGCAGGTGCACGCGACGCCCTCCGCGAGGAGCACGGCACCGCTCGCTGGGAGCTGCTCACCGGCGGCGACGCCGGCTGGGTGCGCGACGTGCCCGGCGTCGAGGTGGTCGGCTTCGACGGCGGATGGGCGCTCTTCGAACCCGAATCGGATGCCTCGCGGCAGGCGGTGCTCGAAGAGGCCGTGCGCCGCGGCGAGGTCGTCAGCTTCACCCGCGAGCAGACCACGCTCGCCCAGATCTTCAAGGAGGTCGTGCAATGA
- a CDS encoding ABC transporter permease has translation MSTAVSVQKEQHEPRFSETVGLVASREIMSRLRSKAFVISTLVLMLAVLASVVIGSLVSANQEPPKVAVVGEASDAVAATGLRSEPAADLDAAEQLLRDGDVDAIVAPTALVESSGLLDDATTVTSGADASQAASSAAFDVTVVGIDQAPRSVVQALAITPPFAVLDPAPADPLLAYFVALGFGIVFFFSAITFGSTIAQSVVEEKQTRIIEILLSAVSARALLTGKVIGNSVMAFGQIIAIAALAILGLAVTGQRVLLGGLGPSVVWFVVFFAIGFVMLAALFAATAATVSRAEDVGNVTTPVTMLVMIPYFLVVFLNDNPTVLTIMSYVPFSAPIGMPVRIFLEQAEWWEPILSLVILIATTVLAVLIGERMYRNSLLRTGARVKFSEALRG, from the coding sequence ATGAGCACCGCCGTTTCAGTGCAGAAGGAGCAGCACGAGCCGCGTTTCAGCGAAACCGTCGGGCTCGTCGCGTCGCGCGAGATCATGTCGCGGCTGCGCAGCAAGGCGTTCGTCATCTCGACGCTCGTGCTCATGCTCGCCGTGCTCGCATCGGTCGTGATCGGCTCGCTCGTGAGCGCCAACCAGGAGCCGCCGAAGGTCGCCGTCGTCGGCGAGGCATCCGACGCGGTCGCCGCGACCGGCCTGCGCTCGGAGCCCGCCGCCGACCTCGACGCGGCCGAGCAGTTGCTGCGCGACGGCGACGTCGACGCGATCGTGGCGCCCACGGCGCTGGTCGAGTCATCCGGCCTGCTCGATGACGCGACGACCGTGACCAGCGGCGCGGATGCCTCGCAGGCCGCGTCGTCCGCCGCGTTCGACGTGACCGTGGTCGGCATCGACCAGGCGCCGCGCAGCGTCGTGCAGGCGCTCGCGATCACGCCGCCGTTCGCCGTGCTCGACCCGGCACCTGCCGACCCGCTGCTCGCCTACTTCGTCGCGCTCGGCTTCGGCATCGTGTTCTTCTTCTCGGCGATCACGTTCGGGTCGACCATCGCGCAGTCGGTGGTGGAGGAGAAGCAGACCCGCATCATCGAGATCCTGCTGTCGGCGGTGTCGGCGCGGGCGCTGCTCACCGGCAAGGTGATCGGCAACAGCGTGATGGCGTTCGGGCAGATCATCGCGATCGCCGCGCTCGCGATCCTCGGGCTCGCCGTGACCGGGCAGCGCGTGCTGCTCGGCGGTCTCGGACCGTCGGTGGTCTGGTTCGTGGTGTTCTTCGCGATCGGGTTCGTGATGCTCGCGGCCCTGTTCGCGGCGACGGCGGCGACCGTGTCGCGGGCCGAAGACGTGGGCAATGTGACCACGCCCGTGACCATGCTCGTGATGATCCCCTACTTCCTCGTCGTATTCCTCAACGACAACCCGACCGTGCTCACGATCATGAGCTACGTGCCGTTCTCCGCCCCGATCGGCATGCCCGTGCGGATCTTCCTCGAGCAGGCCGAGTGGTGGGAGCCGATCCTCTCGCTCGTGATCCTCATTGCGACGACCGTGCTCGCGGTGCTCATCGGCGAGCGGATGTACCGCAACTCGCTGCTGCGCACCGGCGCGCGGGTGAAGTTCAGCGAGGCGCTGCGGGGGTAG
- a CDS encoding MFS transporter, whose translation MTEATTSNPSAGETPPTGMRTFVQVLVNTLIANVTTSFLWFALTFWVYLETRSVLATGIIGGAYMLLVAVFGILFGTLVDRYRKHRVMLVSSIVTFAAFAAAGGLYLAQPEEALVDLGGPWFWVFTGVILFGAVVENLRNIALSTTVTLLVPVERHANANGLVGTVQGLAFIVTSVFSGLAIGLLGMGWTLVIAIGFTLLALVHLAFVRIPEAKPEPAEGEHASTFDLRGSIRAIKAASGLFALIIFSTFNNLIGGVYMALMDPYGLELFPVEIWGIVLAVTATGFLIGGAVVAKVGLGRNPIRTMLWLVVIMGVLGSLFTLRDWWWLYAGGIWLYMMLIPAVEAAEQTVIQKVVPFRTQGRVFGFAQAFEAAAAPITAFLIAPIAEFWIIPYMEGADGQSTWGWLLGDGAARGIALVFVFAGLVMVVLALAAFTTKSYRVLSARYESAPGDAPGAEPGAEPAASATDIVDEGADEVEAGR comes from the coding sequence ATGACCGAGGCGACCACCTCGAACCCTTCCGCCGGCGAGACGCCCCCGACGGGGATGCGCACCTTCGTGCAGGTGCTCGTGAACACGCTCATCGCGAACGTGACCACGAGCTTCCTGTGGTTCGCGCTGACGTTCTGGGTGTACCTCGAGACGCGGTCCGTGCTCGCGACCGGCATCATCGGCGGCGCGTACATGCTGCTCGTCGCGGTGTTCGGCATCCTGTTCGGCACGCTCGTCGACCGGTACCGCAAGCACCGGGTGATGCTCGTGTCGAGCATCGTCACGTTCGCCGCGTTCGCGGCGGCGGGCGGGCTCTACCTCGCACAGCCCGAGGAGGCGCTCGTCGACCTCGGCGGGCCGTGGTTCTGGGTGTTCACCGGGGTGATCCTGTTCGGTGCGGTCGTCGAGAACCTGCGCAACATCGCGCTGTCGACCACCGTGACGTTGCTCGTGCCGGTCGAGCGGCACGCGAACGCGAACGGCCTGGTCGGCACGGTACAGGGGCTCGCGTTCATCGTGACGAGCGTCTTCTCGGGGCTGGCGATCGGGCTGCTCGGCATGGGGTGGACGCTGGTCATCGCGATCGGGTTCACGCTGCTCGCGCTCGTGCACCTCGCGTTCGTGCGCATTCCCGAGGCGAAGCCCGAGCCAGCCGAGGGAGAGCACGCGTCGACGTTCGACCTGCGCGGCAGCATCAGAGCTATCAAGGCCGCGTCGGGGCTGTTCGCGCTCATCATCTTCTCGACGTTCAACAACCTCATCGGCGGCGTCTACATGGCGCTCATGGATCCGTACGGCCTCGAGCTGTTCCCGGTCGAGATCTGGGGCATCGTGCTCGCGGTCACCGCGACCGGGTTCCTGATCGGCGGAGCCGTCGTGGCGAAGGTCGGGCTCGGCCGCAACCCCATCCGCACGATGCTGTGGCTCGTCGTCATCATGGGCGTGCTCGGCTCGCTGTTCACGCTGCGCGACTGGTGGTGGCTGTACGCCGGCGGCATCTGGCTGTACATGATGCTCATCCCCGCGGTGGAGGCGGCCGAGCAGACCGTCATCCAGAAGGTGGTGCCTTTCCGCACGCAGGGGCGGGTGTTCGGGTTCGCGCAGGCGTTCGAGGCGGCGGCTGCGCCGATCACGGCGTTCCTCATCGCGCCGATCGCCGAGTTCTGGATCATCCCCTACATGGAGGGCGCCGACGGGCAGAGTACGTGGGGCTGGCTGCTCGGTGACGGCGCCGCACGTGGCATCGCGCTGGTGTTCGTGTTCGCCGGACTGGTGATGGTGGTGCTCGCGCTCGCCGCGTTCACGACGAAGTCGTATCGCGTGCTGTCGGCGCGGTACGAGTCGGCCCCGGGGGATGCGCCCGGAGCCGAGCCGGGGGCCGAGCCTGCTGCCTCCGCGACAGACATCGTCGACGAAGGCGCAGACGAGGTGGAGGCCGGTCGGTGA
- a CDS encoding sensor histidine kinase, whose protein sequence is MTARPATAAPVDPAAPGDPAAQARTAAPATASTPATPTARARTADDADWLRPRPTRTQVRNDVLLAVVLFAGTFLSTLLYRTAGFWEDPSPLWLAMLWCAGMALPLAARRVVPEIVALVLTAVFFAGAVAQLAEPLFSNIDLFIAIYTVGAWSRRRRWALITRVLIVVTMLVWLFWGLIIASNVPDHLPELSREADGGIVSPYVAFALINIVTNLLYFGGAWYFGDTAFRSARSRASLEQRTAELAAERERSRAQAVELERLRIARELHDVVAHHVSVIGVQAGAARRVLARDPEAAAASLTAIESSAREAIAELHGLLGTLRHGDSDVAEAAVSDVSTVTGPTEAVARGFADLAALADATTDAGVPTGFRVIGEPSDAGALVGLTAYRIAQEALTNVRKHAGAGATADLRVRWSEASVEVEVTDTGLGRATVIGGAGAPAAGGGLGQAGMRERVAAVGGELELGPRHRGGYLVRATLPLRRADAAASAAPQTRASRPDVSQPDASQSDASQGVQA, encoded by the coding sequence GTGACCGCCCGTCCTGCCACCGCCGCGCCCGTCGACCCGGCCGCACCCGGCGACCCGGCCGCGCAGGCCCGAACCGCCGCGCCGGCCACGGCGAGCACGCCGGCCACGCCGACCGCGCGCGCCCGAACCGCCGACGACGCCGACTGGCTGCGCCCCCGCCCCACGCGCACGCAGGTGCGCAACGACGTGCTGCTTGCAGTCGTGCTGTTCGCGGGAACCTTCCTGAGCACCCTGCTCTACCGCACTGCGGGCTTCTGGGAGGATCCGTCGCCGCTCTGGCTCGCGATGCTCTGGTGCGCAGGCATGGCGCTGCCGCTCGCCGCTCGCCGCGTCGTTCCCGAGATCGTCGCGCTCGTGCTCACGGCGGTCTTCTTCGCCGGCGCGGTCGCCCAGCTCGCCGAGCCGCTGTTCTCGAACATCGACCTGTTCATCGCGATCTACACGGTCGGCGCCTGGAGCCGACGCCGTCGGTGGGCGCTCATCACACGCGTGCTCATCGTCGTGACCATGCTGGTGTGGCTGTTCTGGGGGCTCATCATCGCCTCGAACGTGCCCGACCACCTGCCCGAGCTCTCGCGCGAAGCCGATGGCGGCATCGTGTCGCCGTACGTCGCGTTCGCGCTCATCAACATCGTCACGAACCTGCTGTACTTCGGCGGCGCCTGGTACTTCGGCGACACCGCGTTCCGGTCGGCCCGCTCGCGCGCGTCGCTCGAGCAGCGCACCGCCGAGCTCGCCGCCGAGCGCGAGCGCAGCCGGGCGCAGGCGGTCGAGCTCGAGCGGCTGCGCATCGCCCGCGAATTGCACGACGTGGTCGCTCACCACGTGTCGGTGATCGGCGTGCAGGCGGGCGCCGCCCGGCGGGTGCTCGCCCGCGACCCCGAGGCGGCGGCCGCCTCGCTCACCGCGATCGAGTCGAGCGCGCGCGAAGCGATCGCCGAACTGCATGGCCTGCTCGGCACGCTGCGACACGGCGACTCGGATGTCGCGGAGGCCGCCGTCAGCGATGTCTCGACCGTGACCGGCCCGACCGAGGCGGTCGCCCGCGGCTTCGCCGACCTCGCCGCGCTCGCCGACGCGACGACCGACGCAGGGGTGCCGACGGGCTTCCGCGTGATCGGCGAGCCGAGCGATGCTGGCGCACTGGTCGGGCTCACCGCGTATCGCATCGCGCAGGAGGCCCTCACGAACGTGCGCAAGCACGCCGGTGCGGGTGCGACCGCCGACCTTCGGGTGCGGTGGAGCGAGGCATCCGTCGAGGTCGAGGTGACCGACACCGGGCTGGGCCGCGCCACCGTGATCGGCGGCGCCGGCGCGCCGGCGGCCGGGGGCGGCCTCGGTCAGGCTGGCATGCGCGAGCGGGTCGCCGCGGTCGGCGGCGAGCTCGAGCTGGGGCCGCGTCATCGCGGCGGCTACCTCGTGCGCGCGACACTGCCGCTTCGGCGGGCGGATGCCGCTGCCTCGGCCGCGCCGCAGACCCGTGCGTCGCGGCCGGATGTCTCGCAGCCGGATGCCTCGCAGTCGGATGCCTCGCAGGGGGTCCAGGCGTGA
- a CDS encoding EXPERA domain-containing protein: MTAPASKPAPPTTSAAPANLRLRDRPIDIFFVVVFSLFIVTSSIADMVPTLGIDFNQPSPNFIVNSNWWYAHDTDPLFQNPPVWMRIVTGLSAFVYLAFYLVLVPALIKGWNWIQLPAVIYATMIASITGIIVFGVEFFGEPEWVTPNPAKFLAFNLPYVLIPILLLIRMRKPMPFTRRF, from the coding sequence ATGACCGCCCCTGCGTCGAAGCCCGCCCCGCCGACGACCTCGGCCGCCCCCGCGAACCTGCGCCTGCGCGACCGCCCCATCGACATCTTCTTCGTCGTCGTGTTCAGCCTGTTCATCGTGACGAGCTCGATCGCCGACATGGTGCCCACCCTCGGCATCGACTTCAACCAGCCGTCGCCGAACTTCATCGTGAACTCGAACTGGTGGTACGCGCACGACACCGACCCCCTGTTCCAGAACCCGCCGGTGTGGATGCGCATCGTCACGGGTCTCAGCGCCTTCGTGTACCTCGCGTTCTACCTGGTGCTCGTGCCAGCGCTGATCAAGGGCTGGAATTGGATCCAGCTGCCCGCCGTCATCTACGCGACCATGATCGCGTCGATCACGGGCATCATCGTGTTCGGCGTCGAGTTCTTCGGCGAGCCCGAGTGGGTCACCCCGAACCCGGCGAAGTTCCTCGCGTTCAACCTGCCGTACGTGCTCATCCCGATCCTGCTGCTGATCCGGATGCGCAAGCCGATGCCGTTCACCCGGAGGTTCTGA
- a CDS encoding phage holin family protein gives MIRVLIRLAVFLGLAAVALLLAALLVPGMHLHWAGFIVAIVVFAIVQAFVAWLVEKLFRRGAPAVAGAAGLISTAVALWLATLIGDGLAFDGIAPWVLAAVVVWLVTGLIGWLAGKYLLPRVAPVKTKE, from the coding sequence ATGATCAGGGTCTTGATCCGTCTCGCCGTCTTCCTGGGGTTGGCCGCGGTCGCCCTGCTGCTCGCCGCGCTGCTCGTGCCGGGCATGCACCTGCACTGGGCGGGCTTCATCGTCGCGATCGTGGTGTTCGCGATCGTGCAGGCGTTCGTCGCCTGGCTCGTCGAGAAGTTGTTCCGCCGGGGCGCGCCCGCGGTCGCGGGCGCCGCCGGGCTCATCTCGACGGCGGTCGCGCTCTGGCTCGCGACGCTGATCGGCGACGGGCTCGCCTTCGACGGCATCGCCCCGTGGGTGCTCGCCGCGGTCGTCGTCTGGTTGGTCACCGGCCTCATCGGATGGCTCGCCGGCAAGTACCTGTTGCCGCGCGTCGCGCCGGTGAAGACGAAGGAGTAG
- a CDS encoding PPOX class F420-dependent oxidoreductase, with amino-acid sequence MTVIPDDLTDLLERPLFGALGTIKPNDTVQVNPMWFEYDPADDVIRFTHTTYRAKYRNLQHNPAMSLLVIDPDDPMRFLEVRGKLVDVTPDPTGEFYVRLGTRYGDPETPAPADKADRVVLTMSVERTQRK; translated from the coding sequence ATGACCGTGATCCCCGATGACCTGACCGACCTGCTCGAGCGCCCGCTGTTCGGCGCGCTCGGCACGATCAAGCCGAACGACACCGTGCAGGTCAACCCGATGTGGTTCGAGTACGACCCGGCCGACGACGTCATCCGGTTCACCCACACGACGTACCGGGCGAAGTACCGCAACCTGCAGCACAACCCGGCGATGAGCCTGCTCGTCATCGACCCCGACGACCCGATGCGGTTCCTCGAGGTGCGCGGCAAGCTCGTCGACGTCACCCCCGACCCGACGGGCGAGTTCTACGTGCGGCTCGGCACGCGCTACGGCGATCCCGAAACGCCCGCGCCCGCGGACAAGGCCGACCGGGTCGTGCTCACCATGTCGGTCGAGCGCACGCAGCGCAAGTAG
- a CDS encoding response regulator: MTIRVLVVDDQALVRAGFRTILDSEPGIEVVGEADDGAAAIDAVGRLDPDVVCMDVQMPGVDGLTATRRIVADGGHRPAVLVLTTFNRDDYLFDALEAGASGFLLKNSSPEQLIEAVQVVARGDALLSPDVTRSVIAAAARRTARTPDPDVTARTPEPDVERFRSRTAFPPDRKPNAPTETLAEAGAHPALAALTDREREVLELLALGISNAEIAARLWVGEATVKTHVSNVLQKLGLRDRVHAVVYAYEHGVVRPQG; this comes from the coding sequence GTGACGATTCGCGTGCTCGTGGTCGACGACCAGGCGCTCGTGCGCGCTGGGTTCCGCACCATCCTCGACTCGGAGCCCGGCATCGAGGTGGTCGGCGAGGCCGACGACGGCGCCGCGGCGATCGATGCGGTCGGCAGGCTCGACCCCGACGTCGTCTGCATGGATGTGCAGATGCCCGGTGTCGACGGACTCACCGCGACCAGGCGGATCGTCGCCGATGGCGGCCATCGGCCGGCCGTGCTCGTCCTGACCACGTTCAACCGCGACGACTACCTGTTCGACGCGCTCGAGGCCGGCGCGAGCGGGTTCCTGCTCAAGAACTCGAGCCCCGAGCAGCTCATCGAGGCGGTGCAAGTGGTCGCCCGCGGCGACGCCCTGCTCTCGCCCGACGTGACCCGCAGCGTGATCGCCGCCGCCGCGCGCCGCACCGCGCGCACGCCCGACCCCGACGTCACCGCGCGCACGCCCGAGCCCGACGTCGAGCGTTTCCGTTCGCGCACCGCGTTTCCGCCGGATCGGAAACCGAATGCACCAACGGAAACACTCGCCGAGGCTGGAGCCCACCCGGCACTCGCCGCGCTCACCGACCGCGAGCGCGAGGTGCTCGAACTGCTCGCGCTCGGCATCTCGAACGCCGAGATCGCCGCCCGCCTGTGGGTCGGCGAGGCGACGGTGAAGACGCACGTGTCGAACGTGCTGCAGAAGCTCGGCCTGCGCGACCGCGTGCACGCCGTCGTCTACGCCTACGAGCACGGGGTCGTGCGGCCGCAGGGCTGA